The stretch of DNA AATTATTTCAGGAATTGAAAAGTTAAAAAAAGGAGATTTAAATGCAAAACTTATAATAAACTCTAATGATGAATTTCAAATAATAGCTGACTCATATAATAAAATGCTTGAAAGTATAAAAGAGTTAATCGAGAAAAATAAAGAGGAAACAGAACATAGTATAATTTCAGAGATAAAACAATTAGAAAGTCAGTTTAATCCCCATTTTTTATTTAATACTTTAGAAATGTTAAGATATACGATAAAAACTGATATTTCAAAGGCTAATAAGATAATATTAAATATTTCATCTATTTTAAGATTTAGTATAGAAAATAAATCTTCAGAAGTTACAATGGCAAGAAATATGTTTTATATAAAAAATTATTTAGAAATACAAAAATTTAGATTTGGAGAAAAATTTCAATATGAAATTAATATGAAAGAAGAATTAAATGATATATTATCTCCAAAATTGATAATGCAACCAATAATAGAAAATTCTATAAAATATGGCTTTATTCAAGAAAAAACTTTTAAAATAAATATCTTTATAAAAGAAATTAGAAATAATTTAATTATAATAATCTATAATAATGGTAAAGGAATGACAAAGAATGAATTATATTTAGTTAGAGAAAAACTTAATAAAGAGAAATTAGAAACAAAAGAACATATAGGACTATATAATGTTCAAAGAAGAATACAACTTATGTATGGAAAAAATTATAAATTAATTATAAAAAGTATATTAAATAAAGGAACTTTTGTAAAAATAATTCTTCCAATATCTAAAGGAGAAAATTATGATAAAGATATTAATAGTTGAAGATGAAGAAATAATAAGAAAAGGATTAATAAATACTATAGATTGGTTATCTAAAGATTGTACAATAATAGGTGAAGCTATAAATGGAAAAGATGGTTTAGAAAAAATAGAAAGTTTATCTCCAGATTTAGTAATTACTGATATAAGAATGCCTGTATTAGATGGATTAGAAATGATTAGAGAGGCCATGCAACAAGGAAAAACTTTTGAAAAAATTATATTGACTAGTTATGGAGAATTTGAATATGCTAAGGAAAGTATTAACTTAGGTGTAGTTGAGTATATTTTAAAACCTATAGATGAAGATATTTTATATGAAGCTTTAGATAAGGTTAGAGAAAAATTAAGTGAAAAAGAACTTTTGAGAAAAGTGGAAGAAGTAGTGGATACTAAAGATGATATGGAATTTTTTAATATTGAGTTTTATTTTGACAATAATATAGAAAATAAATATGTGAGAAAAAGTTTGGAAAAAATAAAAAATTATTATTATGAAAAATTAAATATAAAAGATTTATCAGAGGAATTTGATGTAAGTACAGGATATTTAAGTAGAAAATTTAAAGAAGAAGTTGGAGAAACTTTTTTAGATATTTTAAATAAATATAGAATCCAAAAATCTATAAAGCTTTTGATGAAAGAAGAATATAAATTATATGAAATTTCTGAAAAAGTCGGTTTTACTGACTATAAACATTTTTGTACTGTCTTTAAAAAATATCTTAATGTTGCTCCAGGAGATTTTTTAAAACAAAAATTAGTTTTAGTAAAGGAAGAAAAATAAAAACAGCCTATTATAGGCTGTTTTTTTATACCTTATTTTTAAAAACTTTTAATTCATTTTCTATATGAAAAGATATTTGAAGTAAATCTCTCTTCATTTTTTCTAAAATATCTTCTGTAAAACGAGTACTAGGACCAGAAATAGTAAGTCCATATAAAAGTTCATTTTCAGCTCCTAAAATAGGAACACATATAGCAGTTACTCCCTCAGTTACCTCAGAATTAGAAATTCCAAACCTATTTTTATAAATAATTTTAATATCTTCTAATAGTTTTTTCTTTCCAAGAGTTTCTTTGATAATGAGAGAATTTTTTTCAAGAAATTCATTTTTAAAATCATCATCTTTAAACGCTAATAAAGTTTTTCCAGTAGCTCCTATATGCAAAGGAACAGTATAACCAGATTCTACGTCTTCAGATAATACATGAGTACTTTTAATCATATTAATCCAAACCCCTATTTTATCAATAATAGTTGTTAAGACAATATTTTCATTATATTTTTTACTTAATTTCTCCATTTCAGTTGAGATAATTTCTTTTAAGTCGAAATTATTTCTAACTCCAATAGAAGCTCTTAATATACTTGTAGTTAATTTGTATTTACTATTTTCTTGATGTTGTTCTATCCAACCAGCATATTCTAGAGTTTTTAAAATTCTAAAAGTAGTTGTTTTATGTAAACCTAAATGTTTACTAATTTCAGATACTCCTAAATATTTAACTTGTAATTTAGAAAATAATTCTATAACTTCTATAGCTCTACATATAGAATTGATATATTGAGAATCTTTCTCCATTTTTCACCTCTTTCTTTTACCTAATTAAATTATAATATATTTTTTATTTATAAGTCAATTATTAAAAAAAACGAAT from Fusobacterium perfoetens ATCC 29250 encodes:
- a CDS encoding response regulator transcription factor, with the protein product MIKILIVEDEEIIRKGLINTIDWLSKDCTIIGEAINGKDGLEKIESLSPDLVITDIRMPVLDGLEMIREAMQQGKTFEKIILTSYGEFEYAKESINLGVVEYILKPIDEDILYEALDKVREKLSEKELLRKVEEVVDTKDDMEFFNIEFYFDNNIENKYVRKSLEKIKNYYYEKLNIKDLSEEFDVSTGYLSRKFKEEVGETFLDILNKYRIQKSIKLLMKEEYKLYEISEKVGFTDYKHFCTVFKKYLNVAPGDFLKQKLVLVKEEK
- a CDS encoding IclR family transcriptional regulator, with translation MEKDSQYINSICRAIEVIELFSKLQVKYLGVSEISKHLGLHKTTTFRILKTLEYAGWIEQHQENSKYKLTTSILRASIGVRNNFDLKEIISTEMEKLSKKYNENIVLTTIIDKIGVWINMIKSTHVLSEDVESGYTVPLHIGATGKTLLAFKDDDFKNEFLEKNSLIIKETLGKKKLLEDIKIIYKNRFGISNSEVTEGVTAICVPILGAENELLYGLTISGPSTRFTEDILEKMKRDLLQISFHIENELKVFKNKV